A window from Thiosulfatimonas sediminis encodes these proteins:
- a CDS encoding chemotaxis protein CheW yields METDKQNVKAIQEQIDMNRSEDDQVLSFVLGGEEYGVDILRVQEIKGWEKTTDIPNSPKYVMGVINLRGAVVPIVDLRVRFGLKEITYNDSTVVIIVRAENGDNNPKIIGLVVDGVSDVYAINKSELQNAPSMSGTINTEYVNGLATVGDKMVIILHIDQLINSGILSDIKKKMNRE; encoded by the coding sequence ATGGAAACTGATAAACAAAATGTAAAAGCCATTCAAGAACAAATCGACATGAATCGCTCGGAAGACGATCAAGTGTTAAGTTTTGTTCTTGGCGGTGAAGAATACGGTGTTGATATCCTTCGCGTTCAAGAGATTAAGGGGTGGGAGAAAACCACTGACATCCCTAACTCGCCTAAATACGTGATGGGTGTCATCAATTTGCGTGGTGCTGTTGTGCCAATCGTTGATTTACGTGTTCGCTTCGGTCTTAAAGAGATTACCTATAACGACTCCACCGTAGTGATTATCGTACGTGCTGAAAACGGCGACAATAACCCTAAAATTATCGGTTTGGTTGTTGATGGTGTTTCAGATGTATACGCGATCAACAAATCAGAATTACAAAATGCCCCTTCCATGTCCGGCACCATTAACACGGAATATGTTAACGGATTGGCTACGGTTGGCGACAAGATGGTCATCATTTTGCACATTGACCAGCTGATTAATAGCGGCATTTTGTCTGATATCAAAAAGAAAATGAACCGCGAATAG
- a CDS encoding response regulator, producing MSKILAVDDSKSMRQMVSMSLKSAGHDVVEAEDGAQALDIAKQNQFDLVVTDINMPNMNGIELITALRGMPNYKFTPILCLTTESSGDMKTKGKEAGATGWIVKPFSPEKLLSVIGRVL from the coding sequence ATGTCAAAAATCTTAGCAGTGGATGATTCTAAATCCATGAGACAAATGGTGAGCATGTCTTTAAAATCTGCGGGCCACGATGTGGTCGAAGCCGAGGACGGCGCACAAGCACTGGATATTGCCAAACAGAACCAATTTGACTTGGTTGTGACCGATATTAACATGCCAAACATGAATGGCATTGAGTTGATCACAGCCTTGCGCGGTATGCCAAACTACAAATTCACACCAATTCTTTGTCTGACCACAGAGTCTTCTGGTGATATGAAAACCAAAGGTAAAGAAGCCGGTGCAACAGGATGGATTGTTAAACCATTTAGCCCAGAAAAATTACTTTCGGTCATCGGACGCGTTCTTTAA